The following coding sequences lie in one Alicyclobacillus curvatus genomic window:
- the argF gene encoding ornithine carbamoyltransferase has protein sequence MSQTGRAKNTVTPLGRGYLSVRLQNALMKAHSELQGRDLLDFSDYTSEELMSLLELATVLKEAQKTGFTHHVLAGKTLAMVFEKASTRTRVSFEVGMVQLGGHALFMHSGTTQMGRGEPISDTASVLSRYVDGIMIRTFAHSTVQELAKFASVPVINGLTDEHHPCQLLADALTIQEHKGTLEGVTVAYVGDGNNMAHSWLQIAPKLGMNIRIASPTGYLPDQGIVEQAKRIAVANHTELLITTDPLRAVDGADVITTDVWASMGDESEAEERKLLFQDYQVNQSLTALAKKDYLFLHCLPAHRGEEVTAEVIDGPHSVVFDEAENRLHTQKAVLSALMAETDAFGEGLA, from the coding sequence ATGAGTCAAACCGGCCGCGCCAAGAATACAGTGACACCGCTAGGTAGAGGTTACTTGTCCGTCCGTTTGCAAAACGCCTTAATGAAGGCGCACAGCGAGCTTCAGGGACGTGACTTGCTTGACTTCAGTGACTACACCTCAGAGGAACTGATGTCTCTGCTCGAACTGGCAACGGTCCTGAAGGAAGCCCAAAAGACAGGATTTACCCATCATGTGCTCGCTGGAAAGACGCTTGCCATGGTGTTCGAAAAGGCATCGACTCGCACGCGTGTGTCATTTGAAGTCGGGATGGTGCAACTCGGCGGACATGCGCTGTTTATGCATAGCGGTACAACGCAGATGGGACGAGGGGAACCGATTTCCGATACGGCGTCCGTGCTGTCCAGGTACGTAGATGGCATTATGATTCGTACGTTTGCACATTCGACAGTACAGGAACTTGCGAAATTCGCTTCTGTTCCGGTGATTAACGGACTCACAGATGAACATCATCCGTGCCAGTTGCTTGCGGATGCACTGACAATTCAGGAGCACAAAGGGACGCTTGAAGGCGTCACCGTGGCCTATGTCGGAGACGGAAATAACATGGCACACTCATGGCTCCAAATTGCCCCCAAGCTCGGGATGAACATCCGGATTGCCAGCCCGACGGGGTACCTTCCTGACCAGGGAATTGTCGAGCAGGCTAAACGCATCGCAGTGGCGAATCATACAGAACTTTTAATAACGACCGATCCGCTGCGCGCCGTCGATGGCGCCGACGTCATTACAACCGATGTGTGGGCGAGTATGGGGGATGAAAGCGAAGCGGAAGAGCGCAAGCTTCTCTTTCAAGATTATCAAGTGAATCAATCGCTCACCGCTTTGGCGAAGAAGGACTATCTGTTCTTGCACTGTCTGCCCGCTCATCGCGGGGAGGAGGTTACAGCGGAAGTCATCGACGGTCCACACTCTGTCGTGTTTGATGAAGCTGAGAATCGTCTGCATACACAAAAAGCGGTGCTGTCCGCATTGATGGCTGAGACAGACGCATTTGGGGAGGGGCTCGCATGA
- a CDS encoding N-acetyltransferase, whose product MRIRKATVEDVDSIQELIQQYAAIGLMLPRTAKSLYEHLQNFTVAEENGIIVGTVGLHVLWKDLAEVRSLAVSAECHGQGIGRKLVQHTVSEAEQLGIAQVLSLTYQTDFFSKLGFDIVHRDTLPRKVWKDCVICKKFDRCDEIAMIYYTQSFIKVQPLVEMDSTI is encoded by the coding sequence ATGCGAATTCGCAAAGCTACCGTCGAGGACGTCGACTCGATTCAGGAACTAATACAACAATACGCAGCCATCGGTTTGATGCTGCCTCGGACTGCCAAATCGCTCTACGAGCACCTGCAGAACTTCACCGTAGCGGAGGAGAATGGAATCATCGTCGGAACCGTGGGACTACATGTCTTGTGGAAAGACCTTGCAGAAGTGCGATCACTAGCCGTCTCCGCAGAATGCCACGGCCAGGGTATTGGCCGGAAACTGGTGCAACACACCGTTTCCGAAGCAGAGCAACTTGGTATTGCTCAAGTGCTCTCGCTAACCTACCAAACAGATTTCTTTTCGAAGCTAGGCTTTGACATTGTCCACAGGGACACATTGCCCAGGAAAGTGTGGAAGGATTGCGTCATTTGCAAAAAGTTTGACCGTTGCGACGAAATTGCTATGATATATTATACACAATCTTTCATCAAAGTGCAGCCCCTTGTCGAGATGGACAGCACGATTTAG
- the argH gene encoding argininosuccinate lyase: protein MKLWGGRFTEELNQLALEYTASIGFDYRLFLFDVEGSMAHARMLERVGILTSDEAEQLLSGLSGLRADYEAGNLHFSIDDEDVHMNVERLLRDRVGAVAGKLHTARSRNDQVALDMHLFVKYAIGEVSAAVKELQSALVETAEKNIDVIVPGYTHLQRAQPILFAHHLLAYFWMLERDRGRLADTEKRTDWMPLGAGALAGTTFPIEREFVQAQLGFAALYENSLDAVSDRDYLIEFTSTVATIMMHLSRLSEEVILWSTEEFGWIELADAYCTGSSMMPQKKNPDVAEVVRGKTGRVYGHLLALLTVLKGLPLAYNKDLQEDKEGVFDAFDTVLPALKLFTGMIRTLTIRRERLTRAFDHDFSNATDLADYLAAKGLPFRDAHAVVGRLVLEATERRTNLMGLPLEVYQSVSVLFTDDIYTKLDPTSVVAARAARGGTAPSAVSTQLMMAKKILTAVSSLTMD, encoded by the coding sequence TTGAAGCTTTGGGGCGGTCGTTTTACCGAAGAGTTGAATCAACTGGCACTTGAATACACAGCATCCATTGGGTTTGATTATCGCCTGTTTCTCTTCGATGTGGAAGGAAGCATGGCTCACGCTCGCATGCTCGAACGCGTCGGGATTCTGACGAGTGACGAGGCCGAACAGCTGCTTTCCGGGCTGTCCGGCCTTCGCGCCGATTATGAGGCTGGAAACCTGCATTTTTCCATCGATGATGAGGACGTACACATGAACGTCGAGCGTTTGCTCCGAGACCGTGTCGGAGCTGTTGCCGGGAAACTCCATACGGCACGCTCCCGAAACGACCAAGTTGCCCTCGACATGCACCTGTTTGTCAAGTATGCAATCGGAGAAGTCAGCGCTGCGGTGAAGGAACTGCAGAGTGCTCTTGTCGAGACGGCGGAGAAAAACATTGATGTCATTGTGCCGGGCTATACACATCTCCAGCGCGCTCAACCCATCCTGTTCGCCCACCACCTGCTGGCTTACTTCTGGATGCTCGAGCGTGACAGGGGCAGGCTGGCAGACACCGAGAAACGAACGGACTGGATGCCCCTTGGCGCCGGTGCACTGGCGGGAACCACATTTCCAATTGAGCGCGAGTTTGTGCAAGCACAACTCGGGTTTGCTGCGCTGTATGAAAACTCTCTGGACGCTGTCTCCGACAGGGACTATTTGATTGAGTTCACGTCCACAGTTGCCACCATCATGATGCACTTGTCCCGCTTATCAGAAGAAGTCATTCTTTGGTCGACTGAGGAGTTCGGGTGGATAGAGCTCGCCGACGCTTATTGCACCGGATCGAGCATGATGCCGCAGAAGAAGAATCCAGACGTCGCTGAAGTCGTACGTGGCAAGACGGGCCGTGTGTACGGACATCTACTCGCACTTCTAACCGTCCTGAAAGGACTACCGCTCGCCTACAACAAGGATTTGCAGGAGGACAAAGAGGGTGTGTTTGATGCCTTCGACACCGTACTCCCGGCCCTGAAGTTGTTTACCGGAATGATTCGGACGCTCACCATTCGAAGAGAACGACTGACGCGCGCATTCGATCACGATTTTTCGAACGCCACGGACCTTGCCGACTATTTGGCTGCAAAGGGTCTGCCGTTTCGTGACGCCCATGCCGTGGTTGGTCGGCTTGTGTTGGAGGCCACGGAACGCCGTACAAATTTGATGGGATTGCCGCTTGAGGTCTATCAGTCGGTCAGTGTGCTGTTTACCGACGATATCTACACCAAACTCGATCCGACAAGTGTCGTTGCAGCTCGAGCGGCCCGTGGAGGGACAGCGCCGTCGGCTGTTTCGACACAGCTGATGATGGCGAAGAAAATTCTCACAGCAGTGTCGTCTCTTACCATGGATTGA
- a CDS encoding argininosuccinate synthase — MSKKLVLAYSGGLDTSVAIAWLKEKFGYDVIAMCVDVGEGKDLDFVQKKALTVGAVKSYRMDAVGRFAKEFIQPALLANSLYEGKYPLASALSRPLISQLLVEVAKAEGAVAVAHGCTGKGNDQVRFEVSVKALEPNLDVVAPVREWGWTRDEEIGYAKANGIPIPVTLDSPYSIDANLWGRAIECGILEDPWVEAPDDAFEWTVNAVDAPNEPEYLEISFDEGVPVALNGNVMQLHELITELNKKAGKHGVGRIDHVENRLVGIKSRELYEAPAGLVLVAAHKELEGLTLTREVAQFKAGIELEYSKLIYNGLWFSPLKQAIDAFINETQKHVTGDVRVKLYKGNFQVVGRKSAYSLYRHDLATYSTGDAFNHQDAVGFISLWGLPTTVHAQLQHDVSAKSGNVSPATPKFSDVTAHILEGVKS, encoded by the coding sequence ATGAGCAAAAAATTGGTACTCGCGTATTCGGGCGGTTTGGACACGTCTGTTGCGATTGCATGGTTGAAAGAAAAGTTTGGTTACGATGTCATTGCGATGTGTGTGGATGTGGGTGAGGGGAAGGACCTCGATTTTGTGCAGAAAAAGGCACTGACTGTCGGCGCCGTGAAGTCCTACCGGATGGACGCAGTCGGACGCTTTGCCAAGGAATTTATTCAGCCCGCACTGCTTGCAAATTCATTATACGAAGGAAAGTATCCCTTGGCTTCCGCGCTTTCCCGTCCGCTCATTTCTCAGTTGTTGGTGGAAGTGGCCAAGGCGGAGGGTGCCGTGGCTGTTGCACATGGGTGCACAGGAAAAGGCAACGACCAAGTGCGCTTTGAGGTATCCGTTAAGGCACTTGAGCCAAATCTCGATGTCGTCGCGCCCGTTCGTGAGTGGGGATGGACGCGTGATGAGGAGATTGGCTACGCCAAGGCCAATGGCATTCCAATTCCCGTCACGCTTGACAGTCCATACAGCATCGACGCGAACTTGTGGGGACGCGCGATTGAGTGCGGTATCCTCGAAGACCCTTGGGTTGAGGCCCCGGATGACGCGTTCGAATGGACTGTAAACGCCGTGGACGCTCCAAATGAGCCTGAGTACCTGGAGATCTCGTTTGACGAAGGTGTACCGGTCGCTTTAAATGGAAACGTCATGCAGCTGCACGAACTGATTACCGAATTAAACAAGAAAGCGGGAAAGCATGGTGTCGGGCGGATAGATCACGTTGAGAATCGCCTCGTTGGCATCAAGTCACGTGAGCTCTACGAAGCGCCAGCGGGTCTCGTCCTCGTTGCAGCGCACAAGGAACTCGAGGGTCTGACTTTAACGCGGGAAGTGGCACAGTTCAAGGCAGGGATTGAGCTCGAATACAGCAAACTCATCTATAATGGACTCTGGTTTTCACCGTTGAAGCAAGCCATCGACGCCTTTATCAACGAAACGCAAAAACATGTGACGGGTGATGTTCGCGTCAAGCTCTATAAAGGAAACTTCCAAGTGGTTGGCCGCAAGTCCGCGTACTCTTTGTACCGCCATGACCTCGCGACGTACTCCACCGGCGACGCGTTCAACCATCAGGATGCGGTTGGGTTTATCTCCTTGTGGGGTCTCCCGACAACAGTGCATGCACAATTGCAGCACGATGTCTCGGCAAAGTCTGGGAACGTCTCACCGGCTACGCCGAAGTTCTCTGATGTCACGGCGCACATCCTCGAGGGGGTCAAGAGTTGA
- a CDS encoding alpha-hydroxy-acid oxidizing protein, translated as MQADREQDACGIFSCVHRQGVASYKPIQMGVDALKAMKHRAGYVADEGDGCGLMLDIPYVLWSKWLTDAGEDPEAIRQDNVAVVHVLHDGRKSDFDIHALTTRLEEAGAKVLLARKGETNDGALGPSARREEPTFLQAAFEVGCKSVFQVKRFLEQTPGVHVSSCSTDSVIYKVVGDGDTLYAYYTDLQNPLCESSFVMAHTRYSTNTQTTFSRVQPFATLGHNGEINTIARFYSEAGMVGIPLDPQFSDSQMVSEVVEALTTERGWTLFEAAEMLFPPILNEIKQMPSDLADLYMFYRAMWGPFSQGPAAVMMRSGQEVVFAVDALGLRPMWEIKTPEFYCFSSEQGIVPPHTWASDPRPLAPGEKIGIQMTKGNVRLLAYTQLQREVLGRARERYTLTGERRTIHFAGSYEERDVASPYWNQKRPAMVRAAAFGWRDDDLKLLEAEVSTGAEPIRSIGYDGPMGVLDSGLTLLSDYLQETVAVVTNPAIDREREIEHFSTRMIVGKRPSMAGIYHDAPRLEIQSPLFFDWLPDAFDIPRESIQSLANRYGTMTYEEALASLHTTPNGTAEILIHREDGESIEAALARFRRTALEAVQAGAHAIVLDDRLQFRRGQYLDPFLALAAVHKSLQRSPGKDGEAEHLRRRTSVILRSAGIRNLHDVMVAVGLGADGVVPYLMWELAAEKASITGVENMYTALCKGIEKVISTIGIHELRGYERLFSAIGLSREVTDVLGVPEFYGGNKVGCTFETLEQNAVLRQQLYAEADERAVMKQRVFQIYPRIWKSAGQVAEGSLDYREYYTRLQGFEQENPVNLKHLLSIQAPTAVSVQPEDVDTTIDGHAYPLVISSMSFGSQGETAYRAYAEAAYRMNIVAMNGEGGEIKDLLTKYPRNRGRQIASGRFGVNAELCNGAYVLEIKIGQGAKPGEGGHLPGSKVTELVASARNAAPGIDLISPSNNHDIYSIEDLAQVIYELRAVNPTARIAVKVPVVPNIGTIAIGIVKAGADVVELSGFDGGTGAARAHALRRVGLPVEIGIDKVHRALSEAGIRHLAEIWADGGMKSGADVVKAILLGANRVGFGTMAMVALGCTACRACHKDTCHVGIATQMTSQEEAAEKGVAKFTPREFDIAVENLQRFFTAVGEHIRELTAMLGATRTQDLVGRRDLLVQEFGHDRADLSNMLHLDETYRGVGAHISYRESVFARGMQVDAQVTSMSHAVGETSATSFGSSHLTVKQGRGLSQADSSAAAANAARSLPGLSVRPVDRVVGTWQSGESARQGRSDTRALVVHRDVAGAGFAAYHAPGQYTVAHGGAQDGTAKSALGGRVVVLKTRGANGNWVGGSVGKGLAYGAQHGLIIVQGNADARAGIRLSGADVVIGGQVKSPLDDSMGWIGARSNLKGFAFEYMTAGRVVVLGDPGPWICSGMTGGSVYVRYAPGLGLTDEAVRRRIAKGAKVRLSILDAQGELDVADLLLAYHRELRQSGQTDAAQELAPLLKNPSEHFRMIRPSSGQTDQDIATE; from the coding sequence ATGCAAGCGGATCGTGAACAAGATGCATGCGGTATTTTCTCATGCGTTCACAGACAGGGAGTGGCGAGTTACAAACCGATTCAGATGGGGGTAGACGCGCTCAAAGCGATGAAGCACAGGGCTGGCTACGTCGCTGACGAAGGTGATGGGTGCGGGCTGATGCTGGACATTCCCTATGTACTTTGGTCAAAGTGGTTGACGGATGCTGGCGAGGACCCCGAAGCGATTCGCCAGGACAACGTGGCAGTTGTCCACGTTCTTCACGATGGTAGAAAATCGGATTTCGACATTCACGCTCTGACGACTCGACTCGAGGAAGCTGGGGCAAAGGTTCTCTTGGCGCGTAAAGGCGAGACCAACGACGGCGCACTTGGCCCGTCGGCGCGACGTGAAGAACCGACGTTTTTGCAGGCTGCTTTTGAAGTCGGTTGCAAGAGTGTTTTTCAAGTGAAACGTTTTCTTGAGCAGACTCCTGGGGTTCATGTTTCGTCCTGCAGTACGGACAGTGTCATATATAAGGTAGTTGGTGATGGCGACACCCTGTATGCCTACTACACAGACCTCCAAAACCCGCTTTGTGAAAGCAGCTTTGTGATGGCGCACACGCGCTATTCGACCAATACACAGACCACCTTCTCGAGAGTCCAACCGTTTGCGACTCTCGGACATAATGGTGAAATCAACACGATTGCCAGGTTCTATTCAGAGGCTGGGATGGTTGGGATTCCGCTAGACCCGCAGTTCAGCGATTCGCAAATGGTGAGTGAGGTCGTCGAAGCTTTGACGACGGAACGGGGATGGACCTTGTTCGAGGCCGCGGAGATGTTGTTTCCGCCGATTCTCAACGAGATCAAACAAATGCCGTCTGACTTGGCAGACCTCTACATGTTCTACAGAGCCATGTGGGGACCGTTTTCACAGGGCCCAGCGGCTGTCATGATGAGGTCCGGTCAGGAAGTCGTGTTTGCGGTTGACGCCTTGGGACTTCGTCCGATGTGGGAAATTAAGACGCCTGAGTTCTATTGCTTTTCTTCAGAGCAGGGCATCGTGCCGCCCCATACCTGGGCATCAGACCCACGGCCACTGGCCCCAGGCGAGAAGATTGGGATTCAGATGACGAAAGGCAACGTCAGGTTGCTTGCTTATACGCAGTTGCAACGGGAAGTACTGGGGCGTGCCAGGGAGCGTTACACCTTAACGGGGGAACGGCGCACAATCCATTTTGCAGGGTCCTACGAAGAGCGCGATGTCGCATCTCCATACTGGAATCAGAAGCGGCCGGCGATGGTTCGCGCTGCTGCCTTCGGCTGGCGCGACGACGACTTAAAACTGCTCGAAGCAGAAGTCAGTACCGGCGCTGAACCGATCCGATCGATTGGCTACGACGGCCCCATGGGCGTCCTCGACTCTGGTCTGACGTTGTTATCCGACTATCTTCAGGAAACGGTCGCTGTGGTGACCAATCCGGCGATTGACCGTGAACGTGAGATAGAGCATTTCAGCACCCGGATGATTGTCGGGAAACGGCCGTCGATGGCAGGCATTTACCACGACGCCCCCCGTCTTGAAATACAGTCACCGCTGTTTTTTGACTGGCTGCCGGATGCGTTTGATATCCCGCGCGAATCGATTCAATCGCTCGCCAATCGTTATGGCACCATGACCTACGAAGAAGCGTTAGCGTCACTTCACACCACGCCAAACGGAACCGCTGAGATTCTCATTCATCGTGAGGATGGAGAGTCCATTGAAGCGGCTCTGGCGAGATTTCGCCGGACGGCTTTAGAGGCTGTCCAAGCCGGGGCCCATGCTATTGTGCTTGATGACCGGCTGCAGTTTCGCCGTGGCCAGTATCTCGATCCGTTCCTGGCCCTCGCAGCGGTGCACAAGTCGCTGCAGAGGTCTCCTGGAAAAGATGGCGAGGCAGAACATCTGCGCCGCAGAACCAGTGTCATTCTACGCAGTGCCGGTATCCGCAATCTGCATGATGTCATGGTTGCCGTGGGGCTTGGAGCAGACGGCGTAGTTCCCTACCTGATGTGGGAACTAGCTGCGGAAAAAGCGAGCATCACAGGCGTGGAGAACATGTACACGGCACTTTGCAAAGGGATTGAGAAGGTCATTTCGACGATTGGCATTCACGAACTTCGAGGTTACGAGCGTTTGTTCTCCGCAATTGGCCTTAGTCGCGAAGTTACGGACGTGCTCGGCGTGCCGGAATTTTACGGCGGAAACAAAGTCGGGTGTACGTTTGAGACATTGGAGCAAAACGCCGTGCTGCGACAGCAACTGTATGCAGAGGCGGATGAGCGTGCCGTCATGAAGCAACGCGTTTTCCAAATATATCCTCGGATATGGAAGTCTGCTGGGCAAGTGGCAGAGGGAAGCCTCGACTACCGCGAGTACTACACGCGTCTACAGGGTTTTGAACAGGAAAATCCGGTAAATCTGAAGCATTTGCTGAGCATTCAGGCACCGACGGCAGTTTCCGTGCAACCAGAAGATGTTGATACAACGATTGACGGGCACGCATATCCGCTTGTCATCAGTTCCATGTCTTTTGGATCGCAGGGGGAGACGGCATACAGGGCCTACGCGGAAGCGGCTTACCGCATGAATATTGTCGCGATGAACGGCGAAGGCGGGGAAATTAAAGACCTGCTCACCAAGTATCCAAGAAACCGCGGGAGGCAGATTGCGTCAGGACGTTTCGGTGTGAACGCTGAGCTCTGTAACGGAGCGTACGTGCTTGAAATCAAGATTGGTCAAGGTGCAAAACCAGGTGAGGGCGGACACTTGCCAGGGTCTAAGGTTACCGAACTGGTGGCAAGTGCTCGTAACGCGGCGCCTGGCATCGACCTGATTTCACCTTCCAACAATCACGATATTTATTCGATTGAAGACCTTGCTCAGGTCATCTACGAGCTGCGCGCTGTCAATCCAACTGCGCGCATCGCGGTCAAGGTCCCGGTGGTTCCGAATATCGGTACGATTGCCATCGGCATTGTCAAGGCTGGGGCAGATGTCGTGGAATTGAGCGGGTTTGATGGAGGTACCGGCGCGGCTCGTGCGCATGCGCTGCGGCGTGTGGGTTTACCCGTCGAGATCGGCATCGACAAGGTACACCGCGCACTGTCAGAAGCGGGCATTCGTCACCTGGCCGAAATCTGGGCAGACGGCGGCATGAAGTCCGGGGCCGACGTCGTCAAGGCCATCCTGCTTGGAGCAAATCGCGTCGGCTTTGGAACAATGGCGATGGTTGCTCTTGGCTGTACAGCGTGCCGCGCTTGCCATAAAGACACGTGTCACGTGGGGATTGCGACACAGATGACGTCTCAGGAAGAAGCAGCAGAGAAAGGTGTGGCGAAGTTTACGCCGCGTGAATTCGACATTGCTGTGGAGAACCTGCAGCGCTTCTTCACGGCCGTCGGCGAGCACATCCGTGAGCTCACCGCAATGCTTGGAGCCACTCGAACGCAGGACCTCGTAGGCCGTCGCGACTTGCTGGTGCAGGAGTTCGGACATGACCGAGCGGATCTGTCGAACATGCTTCACCTTGATGAAACCTACCGGGGTGTGGGAGCGCACATTTCCTACCGTGAATCGGTGTTTGCACGGGGGATGCAGGTTGACGCACAGGTGACAAGCATGTCGCACGCGGTGGGTGAAACCAGTGCTACAAGCTTCGGCAGTTCGCATCTGACGGTAAAACAGGGACGTGGTCTGAGTCAGGCTGACTCAAGTGCAGCTGCCGCAAATGCTGCTCGGAGCCTGCCGGGATTATCAGTTCGTCCGGTCGATAGAGTTGTTGGCACCTGGCAGAGCGGTGAATCCGCACGCCAGGGTCGGTCAGACACGCGTGCCCTGGTCGTTCACCGAGACGTTGCTGGCGCCGGGTTTGCTGCCTATCACGCGCCTGGTCAGTACACGGTGGCGCACGGCGGCGCGCAGGACGGTACGGCAAAGTCCGCGCTTGGCGGCCGCGTCGTTGTCCTAAAGACGCGCGGGGCCAACGGAAACTGGGTCGGGGGCTCTGTTGGTAAGGGTCTCGCATACGGTGCTCAACACGGCCTCATCATCGTGCAGGGCAATGCGGATGCCAGAGCTGGCATTCGGCTGTCCGGGGCGGACGTGGTGATTGGCGGGCAAGTGAAATCGCCGCTTGATGACAGCATGGGGTGGATTGGAGCACGCAGCAACCTCAAAGGTTTTGCGTTTGAGTATATGACTGCAGGACGAGTGGTGGTTCTCGGGGACCCAGGTCCGTGGATTTGTTCCGGGATGACAGGTGGCAGCGTCTACGTACGGTATGCACCTGGTCTCGGTTTGACTGACGAAGCCGTACGTCGCCGGATTGCAAAAGGGGCCAAAGTGAGACTGAGCATCCTTGACGCCCAGGGTGAACTGGATGTCGCGGATCTGTTGCTCGCATACCACCGTGAACTTCGACAGAGCGGGCAGACGGATGCCGCACAGGAACTGGCGCCGTTGCTTAAGAATCCGAGTGAACACTTCCGGATGATTCGCCCGTCTTCCGGCCAAACAGATCAGGACATCGCCACAGAGTAA
- a CDS encoding aspartate kinase — MLIVQKYGGTSVGTTERIQAVADRVARAVSAGLSVAVVVSAMGHTTDQLVSLSEAMTKRPSAREMDALLSTGEQVSAALLAMALMERGVPARSFTGRQAGIQTEPVYGSARVASIDTKALQEALADGVVPVITGFQGYAGDDVTTLGRGGSDTTAVAIAAVLKADRCEIFTDVSGVYTTDPRMVPSARKLAQVSYDEMLELANLGAQVLHPRAVENAKRYQVPLVVRSSFTEEEGTYVTETSNLEQTSVVTGIAFEREVARVAVIGVSLEKHGLAAVFGKLAREGVNVDVIVQSVVQTVDADVSFTVRESDADATLQLMRAMQEELAYRHLVLETQLAKVSIVGAGMISNPGVAARMFEVLAQDGIEIKMVSTSEIKVSCIIAATDMERAVTSLHQAFLESDDQVGH; from the coding sequence TTGCTGATTGTGCAGAAGTATGGAGGAACGTCGGTCGGCACGACGGAACGGATACAAGCGGTGGCCGACCGCGTGGCCCGGGCTGTGAGTGCCGGGCTATCAGTTGCCGTCGTGGTCTCTGCTATGGGTCACACAACAGACCAATTGGTCTCTCTGTCTGAAGCGATGACGAAGAGACCCAGTGCGCGCGAAATGGACGCGCTCTTGTCTACGGGGGAACAGGTTTCCGCAGCCTTGCTGGCAATGGCCCTCATGGAGCGCGGTGTTCCTGCACGGTCCTTTACTGGCCGTCAGGCTGGAATCCAAACAGAACCCGTGTACGGAAGTGCGCGAGTGGCCAGTATTGACACGAAGGCATTGCAAGAAGCTCTTGCTGATGGCGTTGTCCCTGTGATTACCGGGTTCCAGGGATATGCAGGCGACGATGTAACCACGCTCGGTAGAGGTGGCTCCGACACGACGGCCGTGGCGATAGCGGCGGTACTGAAAGCGGATCGGTGCGAGATCTTTACGGACGTTAGCGGGGTTTACACGACTGACCCGCGCATGGTGCCTTCAGCCCGCAAACTCGCGCAAGTCTCCTATGACGAGATGCTCGAATTGGCCAACCTTGGGGCGCAGGTTTTGCATCCGCGGGCAGTGGAGAACGCGAAGCGCTATCAAGTGCCCCTTGTTGTTCGCAGCAGTTTTACGGAGGAGGAAGGGACGTACGTGACGGAGACATCGAATCTCGAGCAGACGAGCGTGGTTACAGGTATCGCATTTGAACGTGAAGTTGCCCGCGTGGCAGTGATTGGCGTGTCGCTCGAAAAGCACGGGCTGGCAGCTGTGTTTGGAAAACTGGCACGCGAAGGCGTCAATGTCGACGTCATTGTTCAGAGTGTCGTGCAGACTGTCGATGCCGATGTGTCGTTTACAGTGCGGGAGAGTGACGCAGACGCGACGCTACAGTTGATGCGAGCCATGCAGGAGGAACTGGCTTACCGCCATCTTGTGCTTGAGACGCAACTTGCTAAGGTGTCCATTGTTGGCGCGGGCATGATTAGCAACCCAGGTGTGGCGGCGCGGATGTTTGAAGTGCTCGCACAGGATGGGATTGAGATTAAGATGGTCAGTACGTCTGAAATCAAAGTCTCATGCATCATTGCGGCCACGGATATGGAACGGGCGGTAACGAGTCTCCATCAAGCATTTCTTGAATCGGATGACCAGGTCGGTCACTGA